The Camelina sativa cultivar DH55 chromosome 14, Cs, whole genome shotgun sequence genome includes a window with the following:
- the LOC104741358 gene encoding uncharacterized protein LOC104741358, with protein sequence MIKILNPHSHHSHSTTTLKTAEILSKYRPIAPKPGTPRVNDDDPSSYMSHKISQSPYLRNLWPQLQAQPTRTRKRGRGGMGPSSLAMKRPKSSCVSSPTSSTTTTTTTQRVIGPIKTLSFQAFTHHGLPNLTQVGYALENGGSSALVTLPLLQCSPPLPSKCMEPEIKGKGVIDLNNTAEVVQEIDFLKQLQGPITTTTITTSGVISPQPIRPVCSKINVAYINPLTNPSPLPQTNKKTPSEVEEEVESDELPSVITDSSNRVRVVNSAYKEMMGQPECSWLDSMVRGKRICGEVMIHFCESKIPVMNENNGFSCWVRIEWEREGKEEYMHAFCDVTKLACDSKDYVFTWRFHPTTDRRETCRSSCNV encoded by the coding sequence ATGATAAAGATACTCAATCCTCATTCGCACCATTCTCACTCTACAACAACTCTTAAAACAGCTGAGATCTTGTCTAAATACAGACCCATTGCTCCTAAGCCCGGGACGCCTCGTGTCAACGACGATGACCCTTCTTCCTATATGTCTCACAAGATCAGCCAATCTCCTTACCTTCGTAACCTATGGCCTCAGCTTCAAGCGCAGCCTACAAGAACCCGTAAGCGAGGACGAGGTGGGATGGGTCCTTCTTCTCTTGCTATGAAGAGACCGAAGTCATCATGTGTTTCCTCGCCCACTTCTTCtaccactactactactactacgcAACGTGTTATTGGCCCAATTAAAACGCTGTCGTTTCAGGCTTTCACTCATCATGGTTTACCTAACCTCACTCAAGTTGGCTACGCGTTGGAGAATGGTGGCTCTTCTGCTTTGGTGACTCTGCCTCTTCTTCAATGCTCTCCTCCTCTTCCCTCCAAATGCATGGAGCCAGAGATCAAAGGAAAGGGTGTCATTGATCTAAACAATACAGCGGAAGTAGTACAAGAGATAGATTTCTTGAAGCAACTACAAGGACCCATCACCACAACTACAATCACAACAAGCGGAGTCATTTCACCCCAGCCTATAAGGCCGGTTTGCTCAAAGATCAACGTAGCATACATAAACCCACTAACGAACCCATCTCCACTGCCtcaaaccaacaagaaaacTCCAAGTGAGGTCGAAGAGGAAGTAGAGTCCGACGAATTGCCCTCTGTGATCACCGATTCCAGCAACAGGGTCAGAGTCGTGAACTCGGCGTACAAGGAGATGATGGGGCAGCCCGAGTGCTCGTGGCTCGATTCGATGGTGAGAGGGAAGAGGATCTGTGGAGAAGTGATGATCCATTTTTGTGAATCCAAAATTCCGGTGATGAATGAGAACAATGGTTTCTCTTGCTGGGTGAGGATAGAGTGGGAAAGAGAAGGTAAGGAGGAGTACATGCACGCGTTTTGTGATGTTACGAAACTTGCATGTGACTCCAAAGATTATGTCTTTACGTGGAGGTTTCACCCAACAACGGACCGCAGAGAGACTTGTCGGTCAAGCTGCAACGTTTAG